A stretch of the Corylus avellana chromosome ca6, CavTom2PMs-1.0 genome encodes the following:
- the LOC132184870 gene encoding eukaryotic translation initiation factor 2 subunit gamma-like, translated as MSRKGLMEQDLSKLDVTKLHPLSPEVISRQATINIGTIGHVAHGKSTVVKAISGVQTVRFKNELERNITIKLGYANAKIYKCEEERCPRPMCYKAYGSGKEDSPMCDVPGFESCRMKLLRHVSFVDCPGHDILMATMLNGAAIMDGALLLIAANESCPQPQTSEHLAAVEIMRLQHIIILQNKVDLIQENVAINQHEAIQKFIQGTVADGAPVVPISAQLKYNIDVVCEYIVKKIPIPERNFISPPNMIVIRSFDVNKPGFEVDEIRGGVAGGSILRGVLKVNQFIEVRPGIVVKDESGNIRCTPIYSRIVSLYAEQNELQFAVPGGLIGVGTTMDPTLTRADRLVGQVLGEVGSLPEVFVELEVNFFLLRRLLGVRTKGTERQGKVSKLTKQEILMLNIGSMSTGARVLAVKNDLAKLQLTSPVCTSKGEKIALSRRVEKHWRLIGWGQIQAGTTLDVPPCPI; from the exons ATGTCGCGGAAGGGTTTGATGGAGCAAGACCTGAGTAAACTGGATGTAACAAAGCTACATCCGCTCTCTCCTGAAGTTATATCTCGTCAGGCTACAATTAATATTG GCACTATAGGTCATGTGGCACATGGGAAGTCAACAGTTGTAAAAGCCATATCTGGTGTTCag ACTGTTCGTTTCAAAAATGAGTTGGAGCGCAACATTACTATCAAGCTTGGTTATGCCAATGCAAAGATCTACAAATGTGAAGAAGAACGGTGCCCTCGACCTATGTGTTATAA GGCTTATGGAAGTGGGAAGGAAGATAGTCCTATGTGTGATGTTCCAGGGTTTGAAAGCTGCAGGATGAAATTGTTGAGGCATGTTTCTTTTGTAGATTGCCCG GGTCATGATATTCTCATGGCTACAATGCTTAATGGAGCTGCAATTATGGATGGAGCTCTACTACTAATTGCTGCCAATGAAAGCTGCCCCCAACCACAAACATCTGAGCACTTGGCTGCTGTTGAAATTATGCGCCTTCAACATATAATAATCCTTCAAAATAAAGTAGATCTGATTCAGGAAAATGTGGCCATTAACCAGCATGAAGCAATCCAGAAGTTTATTCAG GGAACTGTTGCTGATGGAGCACCAGTGGTACCGATTTCTGCTCAGCTGAAGTATAATATTGATGTTGTGTGCGAGTATATTGTGAAAAAGATCCCCATTCCAGAAAGGAACTTTATTTCACCTCCTAATATGATTGTTATCCGATCTTTTGATGTTAATAAGCCTGGTTTTGAGGTCGATGAGATAAGAGGTGGTGTGGCTGGTGGAAGTATTCTCAGG GGGGTTTTGAAGGTAAATCAATTTATCGAGGTTCGTCCTGGGATTGTTGTTAAAGATGAGAGTGGGAACATCAGATGCACCCCGATATACTCCAGAATAGTTTCATTATATGCTGAGCAAAATGAGCTGCAATTTGCTGTGCCCGGAGGTCTCATTGGGGTTGGCACAACCATGGACCCCACTTTAACGCGTGCTGATAGGTTGGTGGGTCAAGTTCTTGGGGAAGTTGGATCACTCCCAGAAGTTTTTGTTGAGCTTGAG GTGAACTTTTTCTTGCTGCGGAGGCTTCTAGGTGTCAGGACTAAGGGTACAGAGAGGCAGGGAAAGGTCTCTAAGCTGACAAAGcaagagatattaatgttgaaCATAGGATCTATGTCTACAGGAGCACGAGTACTTGCTGTAAAGAATGATTTGGCAAAGTTGCAACTCACATCTCCAGTGTGCACCAGCAAAGGGGAGAAGATTGCCCTTAGTCGACGAGTTGAGAAGCACTGGCGTCTTATTGGTTGGGGTCAGATTCAAGCTGGAACTACCCTGGATGTCCCACCCTGCCCCATTTGA
- the LOC132185151 gene encoding LOW QUALITY PROTEIN: probable 3-ketoacyl-CoA synthase 21 (The sequence of the model RefSeq protein was modified relative to this genomic sequence to represent the inferred CDS: substituted 2 bases at 2 genomic stop codons) — protein sequence MRIESTISPKDSTGSSWSFVVSPLKLQCIDLSRTIDGTVRASGAHAEAAAECSLITRSFSFCLPQHSTRIGYTLLYRSLPTPGHVMRLLEALIDFAXYXPPDSYRLPMSVFIENIFLDNMDPDSIAFQIKILEKFGFSKETCVPPSLTQLSPRKSLSFAMEEAVTVMCSVVTDLFQKTNINPKAIDILISNSTVFCPTPSLSAAVINKFKMKSNVMSFHLSSVGCSAGIIAVDLATDLLRVHRNSLALIVSMETLLLNWYTGKNPSMLITNCLFRMGGAAVLLSSRELDRSRAKYELQHLVRTNKAQDDRSHACVFQDEDSENMVGVSISKNILHVAGDALKANIAALGPLVLPFSEQLRYGLSIVRQKIMWSTRRSSIYGPDFRKALEHFCIHAGGRAVIQAIEKNLGLRKQDVEPSKMTLYKFGNTSSSSVWYELCYIEAKGRMKRGDRVWQITLGSGFNRNSAIWKCIHNSEFEIANPWSDICSYPVEVPNVVKIN from the exons ATGAGAATAGAATCGACAATAAGTCCAAAGGACAGCACAGGATCCTCATGGTCCTTCGTTGTCTCACCCTTGAAGCTCCAATGCATCGATCTCAGCCGTACGATTGATGGAACAGTCAGAGCGTCCGGGGCCCACGCAGAAGCAGCTGCAGAGTGTTCTTTAATCACACGGTCCTTCTCTTTCTGCCTTCCCCAACACTCCACACGTATAGGCTACACCCTCCTCTACCGAAGCTTGCCGACACCGGGGCACGTGATGCGACTGC TTGAGGCTTTAATAGACTTTGCTTGATACTGACCACCCGACTCTTATCGGCTACCGATGTCCGTGTtcatagaaaatatatttcttgATAATATGGATCCTGATAGTATTGCTTTCCAGATCAAGATCCTAGAAAAATTTGGGTTCAGTAAAGAAACATGTGTCCCTCCTTCCCTCACTCAACTATCACCAAGAAAATCGCTCTCATTTGCCATGGAGGAGGCTGTAACAGTAATGTGTTCAGTGGTTACAGATTTGTTTCAGAAAACCAACATCAACCCTAAAGCCATTGATATTTTGATCTCAAATAGTACTGTGTTTTGCCCTACACCATCTCTAAGTGCTGCTGTAATTAATAAGTTCAAAATGAAGAGCAATGTTATGAGCTTCCACCTCTCTAGCGTGGGATGTAGCGCTGGAATTATAGCAGTGGACCTTGCTACAGACTTGTTGAGAGTTCATCGGAATTCCTTGGCTCTAATTGTCAGCATGGAGACTCTACTCTTGAACTGGTACACTGGCAAGAATCCATCCATGTTGATTACTAATTGTCTCTTTCGGATGGGTGGTGCGGCTGTACTGCTCTCGAGCCGGGAACTGGACAGGAGCAGAGCAAAGTATGAGCTACAACATCTCGTTCGAACAAACAAAGCACAAGATGATCGATCTCATGCGTGCGTTTTTCAGGATGAGGACTCGGAGAACATGGTTGGGGTGTCGATTTCGAAGAACATCCTACATGTCGCCGGAGATGCACTAAAGGCGAATATTGCTGCACTGGGACCTCTGGTTTTGCCATTTTCAGAGCAATTGAGGTATGGATTGTCCATAGTTCGCCAGAAGATCATGTGGAGTACAAGGAGAAGTAGCATCTACGGGCCGGATTTCAGGAAAGCTTTGGAGCATTTCTGCATCCATGCAGGGGGTAGAGCTGTTATTCAAGCAATTGAAAAAAACCTAGGGTTAAGGAAACAGGATGTTGAACCATCAAAGATGACTCTTTACAAATTTGGAAATACTTCATCTTCTTCGGTTTGGTATGAGCTCTGCTACATAGAAGCTAAAGGGAGAATGAAAAGGGGCGACAGGGTCTGGCAAATCACACTTGGGAGTGGATTCAACCGTAATAGTGCAATATGGAAATGTATTCACAATTCAGAGTTTGAGATAGCCAACCCATGGAGCGATATCTGCTCATATCCCGTAGAAGTACCTAATGTTGTAAAAATCAATTGA